In a single window of the Betaproteobacteria bacterium genome:
- a CDS encoding DMT family transporter — protein sequence MAPTYAPMRSSRIASRVLNLLLVNYMFSDYGRLSTALLAWYFVIVWGVGFIATKTALQYTGPYMLLSLRFSIGALLLLLIVLRSRVQWPDSPRQWFHVMVGGLLMHAINLGGSHSAQHYGLSAGITALILATQPLLTAVLSASVLSETVTRLQRAGIVLGLGGVALVVWHKIDIQAISGASLSAVTVSLVAITAGSLYQRNFTPRVDLRSASLVQLLISLLFVAPLGYWVEGGRIEWSWPFVAALGFLVVLATLLAFNALHVLMRRGQATRVTSLMYLTPIIAVVLEWLAFGVVPTTISLLGMAITCLGVGLVFWRHRA from the coding sequence ATGGCGCCGACGTATGCGCCAATGCGCTCAAGCAGAATCGCGAGCCGCGTACTTAATCTTCTCCTCGTAAATTATATGTTTTCGGATTACGGCCGGCTCTCCACGGCTTTGCTGGCGTGGTATTTCGTTATCGTTTGGGGCGTGGGATTCATCGCCACCAAGACCGCACTGCAATATACGGGGCCCTACATGCTCCTTTCGTTGCGCTTCTCCATCGGAGCTTTATTACTATTGCTCATCGTGCTACGCAGCCGCGTTCAATGGCCCGATTCTCCACGGCAATGGTTCCATGTAATGGTTGGAGGTTTACTCATGCATGCCATCAATCTGGGCGGAAGCCATAGCGCGCAGCATTATGGATTGTCCGCCGGCATTACCGCGCTTATTCTCGCTACCCAACCTTTGCTGACGGCGGTCTTGTCCGCATCGGTACTCTCCGAAACCGTGACCCGCCTACAACGCGCCGGGATTGTATTGGGGTTGGGTGGAGTGGCTTTGGTCGTGTGGCATAAAATCGATATCCAAGCCATCTCGGGCGCCAGCCTAAGCGCCGTTACGGTGTCCTTGGTGGCGATTACCGCGGGTTCGCTCTACCAGCGCAACTTCACGCCGCGCGTGGATCTGCGTAGCGCATCGCTGGTGCAATTGCTCATATCGCTGTTGTTCGTGGCGCCCTTGGGCTATTGGGTGGAGGGCGGGCGCATCGAGTGGTCGTGGCCCTTCGTGGCCGCGCTAGGGTTTCTCGTCGTGCTCGCGACTTTGCTGGCATTCAATGCGCTGCACGTGCTCATGCGCCGGGGGCAGGCAACGCGAGTGACTAGCTTGATGTATCTCACGCCCATCATCGCCGTGGTCCTAGAATGGCTGGCCTTCGGCGTGGTGCCCACAACCATCTCTTTACTTGGGATGGCGATTACGTGTTTGGGCGTGGGCCTCGTGTTCTGGCGCCACCGAGCTTAA